A single genomic interval of Salinarchaeum sp. IM2453 harbors:
- a CDS encoding DMT family transporter → MNRQSILYFTLAGVFFGGTFVAARGGLEYFPPLLFVALRFDIAAALLLAYVLIAYSREEILPRSSDDIVSIIGTGVLVIGLANAFLFVGQQYAPSSVGAIVFSLIPILTTLFAAVLLGSKEFSNRTITGTVIGLVGVVLVVSPDLATSGSMTGRIALFVGAVSAALGAVLIKYAQPQISSTVRIAWGLPLAAILSHGFAFTAGEEFGEIIWTTEALLALAYVSIFAGVLAYTAYFALLDTAGPVQANLMFYLIPIVSTIGGAVLLGESITPFVVLGFVIVFVGFAVIGSESVEINEIRVRMYNTLTKSDTNVSEVSNQQKSD, encoded by the coding sequence GTGAACCGTCAGTCAATCTTATACTTCACTCTCGCAGGCGTATTCTTTGGAGGCACGTTTGTTGCCGCCAGAGGAGGATTGGAGTACTTCCCACCTCTGCTATTTGTTGCACTACGTTTCGACATCGCAGCAGCTCTGCTGTTAGCATATGTACTTATTGCGTATTCACGTGAAGAAATCTTGCCACGGTCATCTGATGATATTGTCAGTATCATTGGCACAGGTGTGCTCGTTATTGGATTAGCAAACGCATTCCTATTCGTAGGGCAGCAGTACGCACCAAGTTCTGTCGGAGCAATTGTGTTTAGCCTAATCCCGATTCTAACAACGTTGTTTGCGGCAGTATTACTTGGATCAAAAGAGTTCTCTAATCGAACGATTACAGGGACAGTGATCGGCCTAGTTGGCGTTGTGCTTGTTGTGAGTCCCGACTTAGCAACAAGTGGCAGCATGACAGGTCGTATCGCACTCTTTGTTGGTGCGGTAAGTGCTGCATTGGGTGCGGTACTTATCAAATACGCACAGCCACAAATCTCAAGCACTGTACGAATTGCATGGGGGTTGCCACTTGCTGCAATTCTTTCACATGGATTCGCATTCACTGCTGGTGAGGAATTTGGAGAGATTATCTGGACAACAGAAGCACTGTTAGCGCTAGCGTACGTCAGTATCTTTGCTGGTGTCCTCGCGTATACTGCATACTTTGCGTTGCTTGACACAGCAGGTCCAGTTCAGGCCAACCTGATGTTTTATCTCATACCAATTGTCTCGACAATCGGTGGAGCGGTGTTACTTGGTGAGTCGATAACTCCGTTTGTAGTGCTTGGATTTGTAATCGTCTTTGTTGGATTTGCCGTTATCGGAAGTGAGTCAGTCGAAATCAATGAGATTCGTGTCCGCATGTACAATACACTAACCAAGTCAGATACGAACGTCTCTGAAGTTTCAAACCAACAGAAGTCAGACTAA
- a CDS encoding SDR family oxidoreductase, whose protein sequence is MEDVPNSVLVAGATGGTGREIIRLLDNRSPTVTAMTRSAENEDMLRTLGADQVVVDDLLSPSNLKQTLADVDVILSAVGSSPRAILSSEPLVDGAGNQALIDAAIQTDVDQFIMESALGVGPEPHSALGTIFNIAIKRVQRAKEQAENALREGQIAYTIIRAGILTNGPLTREVTVAKPGTKLWGTISRKDVAWIMTAALVTPELRNSIMEAITRPNRQNGMSVDWALPPRQK, encoded by the coding sequence ATGGAAGATGTACCCAACTCTGTGCTAGTTGCTGGTGCAACCGGTGGAACAGGAAGAGAAATAATACGGCTCTTGGACAACCGATCTCCAACAGTCACAGCGATGACCCGAAGTGCTGAGAATGAGGATATGTTGAGAACACTTGGCGCTGACCAAGTCGTTGTTGACGACCTCCTATCACCATCAAATCTAAAACAGACGCTGGCTGATGTTGATGTTATTCTTTCGGCTGTTGGATCGTCTCCAAGAGCAATTCTTTCGTCTGAACCGCTTGTGGATGGTGCCGGCAATCAAGCACTGATAGACGCAGCTATACAGACAGACGTTGACCAGTTCATCATGGAATCAGCACTCGGTGTGGGACCAGAACCACACAGTGCACTTGGGACGATATTCAACATTGCAATCAAACGCGTGCAGCGGGCAAAGGAACAAGCAGAAAATGCACTTCGGGAAGGGCAGATTGCTTATACTATCATTCGAGCAGGGATCCTCACGAATGGACCGCTGACACGAGAAGTGACCGTCGCAAAACCAGGGACAAAGCTCTGGGGCACCATTTCTCGAAAGGATGTTGCATGGATAATGACTGCTGCACTTGTCACTCCAGAACTTAGAAATTCAATCATGGAGGCCATTACGCGACCAAATCGGCAAAATGGGATGAGCGTAGATTGGGCGCTTCCTCCTCGCCAGAAATAA
- a CDS encoding thioredoxin domain-containing protein, whose product MSSVNNNRLQSEVSPYLQQHADNPVCWQPWDKEARKAAKREDKPIFLSVGYSACHWCHVMEEESFSDPDIANRLNKSFIPIKVDREEHPAVDRVYQQLCQLVTGHGGWPLSIWLTPELKPFAVGTYYPPEERYGRQSFRSRLDDLVTEWETNRTEVDARADQWTTALEQHFQPSNNVAPSTFNLKTVATTAVSRADDEYGGWGNRTKFPHTGRIEALLLATEMFGEEVYRDTATRALEAMATGGLYDHVGGGFHRYATDREWTVPHFEKMLYDNAELLRVYALAYASTENRQYETVVRETADFLYEHMRHPDGGYYGTIDAQSDPPSTRGSYTESEGAYYTWTPDEIDRVLEPERGEIVKNRYGITPEGNFNNTTVLTISATIEELADQFSLSTAAINEHLTQAKTELQRARGQRPAPHTDKKVITAWNGLMIHSLVTAAVIFDDDEYMTQAEQVLSFIQSNLYDNGQLSRGYLDKTRMDTAALSDYAMTGLGTLAYTRATNDDTYVPMLHAIIQDIFDQFWDKQDGQIYYTSARRNDLIVRPVDHTDQSLPSSTGTVLRLLTGAKRTTSIEYESKIIDQMLSTVRPQASNQPLLHATIAIGISQDRYNQLFDGYL is encoded by the coding sequence ATGTCTTCAGTTAATAATAATCGACTTCAATCAGAGGTCAGCCCATATCTGCAACAGCATGCTGACAATCCTGTTTGTTGGCAGCCATGGGATAAAGAGGCACGAAAGGCAGCAAAGCGTGAAGATAAGCCAATATTCCTTTCTGTCGGATATTCCGCCTGTCACTGGTGTCATGTAATGGAAGAAGAATCATTTAGCGACCCGGATATTGCTAATCGTTTAAATAAATCCTTTATTCCAATCAAAGTTGATCGTGAGGAACATCCTGCCGTTGATCGGGTTTATCAACAGCTGTGCCAGCTTGTGACTGGTCATGGAGGATGGCCATTGTCCATTTGGCTGACGCCCGAACTAAAACCATTTGCAGTTGGAACTTACTATCCGCCAGAAGAGCGCTATGGACGTCAGTCATTTAGATCACGGCTGGACGACCTTGTGACAGAGTGGGAGACAAACCGGACAGAGGTCGATGCCCGGGCTGATCAGTGGACAACAGCACTCGAACAACACTTTCAACCGTCAAATAATGTCGCACCCTCAACATTCAATCTCAAAACGGTTGCAACAACTGCTGTTAGCCGGGCTGATGATGAGTATGGCGGATGGGGAAATAGAACAAAATTCCCGCACACTGGACGGATAGAGGCGCTTTTGCTCGCGACGGAGATGTTTGGTGAAGAGGTATACCGCGACACGGCGACTCGGGCGCTCGAAGCGATGGCTACCGGTGGATTATATGATCATGTTGGGGGAGGGTTCCATCGGTATGCTACTGATCGAGAGTGGACAGTTCCGCATTTTGAAAAGATGCTGTATGATAATGCCGAGTTACTTCGCGTCTATGCACTGGCGTATGCATCGACTGAGAATCGCCAGTACGAGACAGTTGTACGCGAGACGGCTGACTTCTTATATGAACACATGCGGCATCCTGATGGTGGGTACTATGGCACGATTGATGCACAGAGTGATCCCCCAAGCACACGAGGAAGCTATACCGAATCAGAAGGTGCGTATTACACATGGACTCCAGATGAGATTGATAGAGTACTTGAACCTGAACGAGGGGAGATAGTTAAAAATCGGTATGGGATAACACCAGAGGGGAACTTTAATAACACAACTGTATTGACGATTAGTGCAACAATAGAAGAACTTGCTGATCAATTTTCTCTATCAACAGCAGCAATCAACGAACATCTTACTCAAGCAAAGACAGAGTTGCAACGGGCCCGAGGACAGCGACCAGCTCCACATACGGATAAGAAAGTCATCACTGCATGGAATGGACTTATGATTCATAGTCTTGTAACGGCAGCTGTTATCTTTGATGATGACGAGTATATGACACAGGCAGAGCAAGTGCTCTCGTTTATTCAGTCAAATCTCTATGATAATGGCCAGTTGTCCCGTGGATACCTTGATAAGACACGGATGGATACCGCTGCTCTATCTGATTATGCGATGACTGGTCTTGGAACACTAGCATATACACGGGCAACAAATGATGATACATATGTCCCAATGCTACATGCGATTATTCAGGACATTTTTGATCAGTTCTGGGATAAACAAGATGGACAAATATATTACACTTCGGCCCGCCGAAACGATCTAATTGTTAGGCCGGTTGATCACACAGATCAGTCGCTTCCGTCTAGTACAGGAACTGTCCTTCGGCTGCTGACAGGAGCTAAACGTACTACTAGTATTGAATACGAAAGTAAAATTATCGACCAGATGTTATCAACAGTCCGACCACAAGCAAGTAATCAACCGTTATTGCACGCAACAATCGCGATTGGAATCAGCCAAGACCGGTATAATCAGTTATTTGATGGGTACCTGTAG
- a CDS encoding VOC family protein, translating to MELDVVDLDHVAIHVTDLDRALWFYHELLGMEIRDHERYKRGEVPFVAVVAGGRHIHLVPTDTDDIDVGGEHICLLLRSETVDTENELRSLLAELQEHGVSVESNEPFKRYGAYGNAWAAYVRDPDNRRIELKLH from the coding sequence ATGGAACTCGATGTTGTCGATCTTGATCACGTCGCGATTCATGTAACCGATCTTGATCGGGCTCTATGGTTTTACCATGAGTTACTTGGAATGGAGATCCGTGATCATGAACGATATAAACGAGGAGAAGTCCCGTTTGTTGCTGTGGTTGCTGGGGGCCGACATATCCACTTAGTTCCAACTGACACAGATGACATTGACGTCGGAGGAGAACACATCTGCCTACTGCTTCGATCAGAAACAGTTGACACAGAAAACGAACTAAGATCACTCCTTGCTGAACTCCAAGAGCATGGCGTCTCCGTTGAGTCCAATGAACCGTTCAAACGGTACGGTGCATATGGAAATGCATGGGCAGCATATGTTCGTGATCCAGATAACCGTCGCATTGAACTAAAGCTGCATTGA
- a CDS encoding DUF5783 family protein yields MTPFDAEKFEDKYKHYFTELQQAYRNAFEEMEQRYDSDIVHYIDQHLLAESEPFYDGNGRFRVELSNDTERQVEDEDMSEILEEYIQVLEEQIAAEFEFQ; encoded by the coding sequence ATGACGCCATTTGACGCAGAAAAATTCGAAGACAAGTACAAGCACTATTTTACTGAACTACAGCAGGCCTACCGGAATGCTTTCGAAGAGATGGAGCAACGCTATGACTCAGATATTGTCCACTACATTGATCAACATCTTCTGGCAGAAAGTGAACCATTTTACGATGGAAATGGCAGGTTTCGGGTAGAACTCTCAAACGACACAGAACGGCAGGTAGAAGATGAAGACATGAGTGAAATACTTGAGGAGTATATACAGGTTCTTGAAGAGCAGATTGCAGCAGAGTTTGAATTTCAGTAG
- a CDS encoding DEAD/DEAH box helicase, protein MDVRELSLSEQYLSHFEADGIRQLYPPQAASVEAGILEDANILVSIPTASGKTFVSILGLLSSDGPGLYICPFRALAREKYTRFSELPNTDVALSIGATTVDERLGDPETADLIVATSEKVDAAIRTGAAWIRELQTIVVDEIHLIGSEDRGPTLEMAVAMLSRQLPDAQFIGLSATISNPNEIADWLNATPVVSTWRPIELRRGICDGKTIQFESGSTQTISTSEQQGPLDSKNAEMCRSATAAVLVNGAINNSGQALIFVRSRSRAESLAKWLSTQQITDTSSSALATELKQTGDTGIGTRLSEAVSGGIGFHHAGLPTEQRQLLESAFRSRKLDCICATPTLAAGVNLPARRVIIADLKRYTGANLEWLPTFEVHQMMGRSGRPGMDPYGEAILFSPDSSAEQVKKRYFDSELDSITSHLATPEALKTHVLALIATGDATSQDTLQSVFAQTFFAAQSGSEALMSQLPSVLDKLQEMEMINNPSDTNMQYVATEVGEIAAKQYLSPQTAADIISDLKDMKELASTHLVTFFELISTTAEMPNVYLSDQDRAEILRFARKYRDVIITDEQAVPSFETWLADLRITQILLDWSSGKDKTELEAAYHVSPGDLERIFETTVWLLRATNQLAMTINDDYPTLTKTVERVVNQYNDPVPGLFEN, encoded by the coding sequence ATGGATGTCCGGGAGCTTTCACTTTCGGAACAATATCTGTCCCATTTCGAAGCAGACGGAATTAGGCAACTCTATCCGCCACAAGCAGCATCTGTTGAGGCTGGAATTTTAGAGGATGCTAATATTCTCGTCTCTATTCCAACCGCGTCCGGAAAAACATTTGTCTCCATACTTGGGCTGCTGAGTTCCGACGGACCTGGTCTGTATATTTGTCCATTCAGAGCGCTTGCTCGTGAAAAGTACACGCGCTTTTCTGAGTTGCCAAACACTGATGTTGCTCTATCAATCGGAGCTACAACGGTAGACGAACGTCTTGGTGACCCAGAAACAGCAGATCTCATTGTTGCTACAAGCGAAAAGGTTGACGCGGCTATTCGAACTGGAGCAGCGTGGATTCGCGAACTTCAGACAATCGTGGTCGACGAGATACATCTAATTGGTTCAGAGGACCGTGGTCCAACGCTTGAGATGGCTGTAGCGATGCTTTCCCGCCAACTCCCTGATGCGCAGTTTATTGGCCTATCCGCAACGATTAGTAATCCGAATGAGATCGCTGATTGGCTTAACGCAACGCCTGTCGTTTCAACGTGGCGACCAATAGAATTGCGTCGAGGCATATGTGATGGAAAAACGATCCAATTTGAGTCAGGCTCAACACAGACAATTTCAACTAGTGAGCAACAGGGGCCGTTGGATTCAAAAAATGCAGAAATGTGCCGAAGCGCAACCGCTGCTGTGTTGGTCAACGGCGCAATTAACAATAGTGGACAGGCACTGATATTTGTTCGTTCTCGATCTCGGGCAGAGTCTTTGGCGAAATGGCTCAGCACACAACAGATTACAGACACTTCATCATCTGCACTTGCCACGGAGCTTAAACAGACAGGAGATACAGGCATCGGTACTCGCTTATCTGAGGCGGTCTCTGGAGGCATTGGTTTTCATCATGCTGGATTGCCAACGGAACAGCGTCAATTGCTTGAATCAGCATTTCGTAGCCGAAAGCTTGACTGTATTTGTGCGACGCCAACCTTGGCTGCTGGGGTCAACCTGCCAGCTCGTCGTGTTATCATTGCTGACCTAAAACGGTATACAGGAGCTAACTTGGAGTGGCTTCCGACATTTGAAGTGCACCAAATGATGGGGCGATCAGGGCGACCTGGAATGGATCCGTATGGAGAAGCAATTCTGTTCTCTCCAGATTCTTCTGCTGAGCAGGTTAAAAAGCGATATTTTGACTCTGAGTTGGATTCTATTACATCTCACTTAGCGACGCCAGAAGCATTGAAGACTCATGTTCTAGCACTGATTGCTACTGGGGATGCAACCAGCCAAGATACGCTACAATCAGTATTTGCACAGACTTTTTTTGCAGCACAGTCTGGGTCAGAAGCATTAATGAGTCAACTGCCTTCGGTTCTTGACAAATTACAAGAAATGGAGATGATCAACAACCCGTCCGACACTAATATGCAGTATGTGGCGACAGAAGTCGGTGAAATAGCAGCAAAACAGTACCTTAGCCCACAGACTGCGGCCGACATTATTTCAGATCTCAAAGATATGAAAGAGCTAGCCTCAACACACCTTGTTACGTTTTTTGAACTTATCTCAACGACTGCTGAAATGCCGAATGTATATCTGAGTGATCAAGACCGAGCAGAGATACTTCGATTTGCACGAAAATACCGCGATGTTATCATAACCGACGAGCAAGCCGTTCCATCTTTTGAGACATGGCTTGCTGATCTTCGTATAACTCAAATCCTTCTCGACTGGAGTTCTGGGAAAGATAAAACCGAGCTAGAAGCTGCCTACCACGTCAGTCCGGGAGACCTTGAGCGCATCTTTGAAACTACTGTTTGGCTACTTAGAGCGACAAACCAGTTGGCAATGACAATTAATGATGACTATCCTACATTAACAAAGACGGTAGAGCGTGTGGTTAATCAGTACAATGACCCGGTCCCTGGCCTTTTTGAGAATTGA
- a CDS encoding ABC transporter ATP-binding protein: MSTVEPDEDGENLIAELPTADGNAMWAIFRQYVPGYRAHFAVGGFASIVARFIELLPALILGIAIDTLFRGDGSFLAEIPGIPASAIAVSETEQFLIAAVIIASTYIIAAILNWINSYAWNHFAQHLQHEVRTDTYDAVQELDMSFFDDHQTGEIMSVLNNDVNQLEEFFTRDLNSFIRISILIVGVAGITLWVNWQFALVALLSIPALAVASHLFVQIIQPKYQTVRSTVGKLNARLENNIGGIDVVKAYNQEEYESERVNEVSQDYLNANWDAITTRIKFFPSLRVITGIGFAITFLIGGWWVLSGPPWVFTNELSLGFFVTFLLYSRRFLWPMRQFGEIINDYEYARAASERVFGLTHYTSEVADSSDATELETVRGDVEYEDVVFQYKANNQPAINHVSFSVSPGETVGLVGATGAGKTTLMRLLLRFYQIDDGKIRIDGQDISTVTKKSLRSHIGYVSQDPFLFQGTVRENITYGVSSVSDAKIRRAAQQAGALSFIESLQNGLDTIVGERGVKLSGGQRQRIALARALIQDPEILILDEATSHVDNETEIIIKNNLEEVTANRTTFVVAHRLSTVRNADRIFVLDEGQIVESGTHEELLAENGLYANLWAVQVGKIESLPEEFVSQTVHREATSSEI; the protein is encoded by the coding sequence ATGTCGACCGTTGAGCCAGACGAAGATGGCGAAAATCTGATTGCAGAATTGCCAACAGCAGACGGTAATGCAATGTGGGCAATATTTCGGCAGTATGTACCAGGCTATCGTGCACACTTCGCTGTTGGAGGATTCGCTAGCATTGTTGCTCGATTCATTGAATTACTGCCAGCACTCATTCTTGGCATTGCGATTGATACATTATTCCGAGGAGATGGTTCATTTCTCGCTGAGATACCGGGAATACCAGCATCTGCAATTGCGGTTTCAGAAACAGAACAATTCCTGATTGCTGCGGTAATCATCGCGTCTACGTACATCATCGCGGCGATACTAAACTGGATCAATAGCTACGCTTGGAACCATTTTGCACAGCATCTCCAGCATGAGGTACGAACCGACACATATGATGCCGTCCAAGAACTGGATATGTCCTTCTTTGATGATCATCAGACTGGTGAGATTATGTCAGTTCTCAATAACGATGTCAATCAACTAGAAGAATTCTTTACTCGTGATCTTAATTCCTTTATCCGAATCTCAATCCTCATCGTCGGTGTTGCTGGAATCACACTTTGGGTGAACTGGCAGTTTGCACTTGTCGCTCTATTATCTATCCCCGCTTTGGCAGTTGCAAGTCATCTCTTTGTACAAATTATTCAGCCAAAGTACCAAACTGTTCGTTCGACAGTCGGGAAACTAAATGCCCGGCTTGAAAATAATATCGGCGGAATTGATGTTGTCAAAGCTTATAACCAGGAGGAATATGAATCTGAGCGCGTAAATGAGGTTTCTCAGGACTATCTTAACGCGAATTGGGATGCCATTACAACTCGGATCAAGTTCTTTCCGTCACTCCGTGTTATTACCGGAATCGGATTTGCTATCACATTTTTGATTGGAGGATGGTGGGTGCTTTCAGGGCCTCCGTGGGTTTTCACAAACGAACTGTCGCTTGGGTTTTTTGTGACATTTCTACTGTACAGTCGACGGTTTCTCTGGCCAATGCGCCAGTTTGGAGAGATTATCAATGATTACGAATATGCTCGGGCTGCCAGCGAACGCGTCTTTGGGCTGACACACTATACTTCCGAAGTAGCTGACTCCTCTGATGCGACTGAACTTGAGACAGTACGAGGTGATGTCGAGTATGAGGATGTCGTGTTTCAGTACAAGGCTAATAATCAACCGGCAATTAATCACGTTTCTTTCTCCGTTTCACCTGGTGAAACTGTTGGCCTTGTTGGAGCAACAGGGGCAGGAAAGACAACACTGATGCGGCTATTGCTCCGGTTCTATCAAATTGACGATGGAAAAATACGCATTGACGGACAAGACATTTCGACGGTCACAAAGAAGAGTCTCCGATCACACATCGGCTATGTTAGCCAAGACCCCTTCCTTTTCCAAGGAACTGTCCGCGAGAATATCACATATGGCGTTTCATCTGTCTCTGATGCTAAGATTCGGAGGGCAGCACAGCAGGCTGGAGCACTATCCTTTATTGAATCACTTCAGAATGGGCTTGATACGATTGTTGGGGAGCGCGGAGTAAAGCTTTCTGGGGGCCAACGACAACGTATCGCGCTTGCGCGGGCACTCATTCAAGATCCTGAAATTTTGATTCTTGATGAAGCGACCAGCCACGTTGACAATGAAACTGAGATTATTATCAAAAACAACCTTGAGGAAGTAACAGCAAACCGAACAACATTCGTAGTTGCACACCGGCTATCAACGGTCCGGAATGCGGACCGGATATTTGTCCTTGATGAAGGACAAATAGTCGAAAGTGGAACTCATGAGGAACTGTTAGCAGAAAATGGACTTTATGCAAACCTGTGGGCAGTACAAGTTGGTAAAATCGAATCACTGCCAGAAGAATTTGTCAGTCAAACGGTGCATAGAGAAGCGACCTCATCAGAGATATAA
- a CDS encoding creatininase family protein, with translation MYLADEAWPDIKSQLESTSLALVPLGSTEQHGPHLPAGTDHLIAEAFAREAVSEVDAICTPTITIGVSSHHRQFSGTMWVEPNVFRDYVESFTRNLAYHGIDRVIYVNAHGGNREHLREVGQRLRDDRIMYAIEWMWNDSIPDLVEEFFEQPGPHGGPKETSLIQYLHEELVHDNRIASAKNDGLSNFNQQTGRKFGARVFYDAIDNSKNGVFGDQTDASAEKGMQLFEEATQQLVNLSEWLIEQEFSSLMPADPV, from the coding sequence ATGTACCTCGCAGATGAAGCTTGGCCGGATATCAAGTCACAACTTGAGTCAACCTCTCTTGCATTGGTGCCGCTCGGTTCAACAGAACAACATGGTCCTCACCTTCCGGCTGGCACGGATCATCTGATTGCAGAGGCTTTTGCGCGGGAAGCAGTTTCAGAAGTTGATGCTATCTGCACCCCGACAATAACAATTGGTGTCTCTTCACACCATCGCCAGTTTTCCGGAACAATGTGGGTTGAACCGAATGTATTTCGTGATTACGTTGAAAGCTTCACGCGGAACCTTGCATACCATGGGATTGATCGAGTAATTTACGTAAATGCACATGGTGGAAACAGAGAACATCTACGAGAAGTTGGACAACGACTTCGAGACGACCGGATAATGTATGCGATTGAGTGGATGTGGAATGATAGTATTCCAGATCTTGTCGAGGAGTTCTTTGAACAGCCAGGGCCACATGGCGGGCCCAAGGAAACCTCACTCATACAGTATCTTCACGAAGAGCTAGTACATGATAATCGGATAGCATCTGCAAAAAACGACGGGCTATCAAATTTTAATCAGCAAACCGGACGAAAGTTTGGTGCACGAGTATTCTACGATGCGATCGATAACTCTAAGAATGGCGTATTTGGAGATCAAACCGATGCTTCCGCAGAAAAGGGTATGCAACTGTTCGAAGAAGCAACACAACAACTTGTTAACTTATCTGAATGGCTGATAGAGCAGGAATTTAGCTCACTAATGCCAGCTGACCCAGTTTGA
- a CDS encoding pyridoxal phosphate-dependent aminotransferase yields the protein MKVDQPLFFDVMSYANQADRDVIRMVSGNPDWEPPEALREGIRQYADQDADTFQYAPSVGLPRLREQIAKYHNVSEDRVIITNGAGQANYLAMSIALDHTPSGEVFAPDPGYPYYQKRTPVLGGTLKKLTLDTDGAPDINQLQQTVSEETAAIILNSPNNPTGKVYTAETVKKIVELAEQNDVFVISDEVYHQFDYSGQFTSVLEFESSHGIITNSFSKSLAITGFRVGYSILPEPLVEEARARNMLINVSVNRPGQAAVSHALNATDEAYFESNKHQLRERVDTFVSVLEEYGVQCVRPEGGFYVRVYPENLGGTLENAKLMIDSAGVAGMPSTAFGDDVDDWFRFALTTDRISDAAHRLGEYFVD from the coding sequence ATGAAAGTTGATCAACCGCTGTTTTTTGACGTGATGTCGTATGCTAATCAGGCCGATCGTGACGTTATTAGAATGGTCAGTGGAAACCCGGATTGGGAGCCACCAGAGGCACTTCGTGAGGGGATTCGGCAATATGCGGATCAAGATGCAGATACGTTTCAATATGCACCGAGTGTAGGGCTCCCAAGACTGCGCGAGCAGATTGCCAAGTATCATAATGTTTCGGAGGACCGGGTGATTATAACAAATGGCGCGGGGCAGGCAAACTATCTTGCTATGTCAATAGCGCTTGATCATACACCTAGTGGTGAGGTGTTTGCACCGGACCCAGGGTATCCATATTACCAAAAGCGAACGCCGGTGCTGGGTGGAACACTGAAGAAGCTAACGCTGGATACTGATGGGGCCCCTGATATCAATCAGTTACAACAGACAGTTTCAGAAGAGACAGCCGCGATCATACTCAACTCTCCAAATAATCCTACAGGGAAAGTGTACACGGCAGAAACTGTCAAGAAAATAGTTGAGCTTGCTGAGCAGAATGACGTATTTGTAATCAGTGATGAAGTATACCATCAGTTTGATTACTCCGGGCAATTCACCAGCGTTCTCGAATTTGAGTCTTCCCACGGGATTATAACAAACTCCTTTTCAAAGTCATTAGCAATCACTGGATTTCGAGTTGGATATAGCATTTTACCGGAGCCTCTTGTTGAGGAAGCTAGAGCCAGAAATATGCTAATTAATGTTTCAGTTAATAGACCGGGCCAAGCAGCGGTTTCACATGCACTCAATGCAACTGACGAAGCGTATTTTGAATCAAATAAACATCAACTTAGAGAGCGGGTTGACACGTTTGTTTCAGTTCTTGAGGAGTATGGAGTTCAGTGTGTCCGGCCTGAGGGAGGGTTCTATGTACGCGTGTATCCAGAGAACCTCGGCGGAACTTTGGAGAACGCTAAACTCATGATTGACAGTGCCGGTGTCGCCGGTATGCCAAGTACAGCATTTGGCGATGATGTCGATGACTGGTTCCGGTTTGCATTAACAACAGACCGAATTTCAGATGCAGCCCACCGCCTTGGAGAATACTTTGTGGACTGA